The genomic stretch acAGTAGTAAACATATGTGTTTTTAAAGTtgtatcatatttttcattttatttttttttagttaaccaaaaaattagaagaaaaaatgacGATATCTATAATTGAATAACATTGAACAAAATAGtaagcacatatatatatatatatatatgatatatttgatttttatttttatttttatttctcgATTGATCAAAATGCTTTAGCGCTTCcaatatttgtttatatattctcATGAATTTCTTtccattttataatttttatatatttataaaatggaAGAAAAAAGGAGTTTTAAATTGCagttaaaataatatatatatagtaattttatattattatattatatgttggcctattttgttttgtttttatttatttagaaAAATGGAATATTTGCTTAATAAcactttaaaaaaatgtgataataaattgtcattttttttaggctcaaaatataaattctcTAGTTTATTTGAGAATAGCAAAAAGAATTTTAATCCATTGAGGTTTGAAATGAAAGAAATAGATGATTATAATTACaggaatttattaaaaaatgagaaaGCATTTTTAGTTTATGGATATGCaaattattcttataaatgtataaatatttttaataaattaattgatATTGTAAAAGAAGACTTTGAAAATAAAGCAGACAGAAATGTgtccatatataaattaaatgtaagcaataataatttattagttAAAcaatttcatataaaaaatattcccTTAATCCAACTtcgatataataataagttaATGCAAGAAATAAATGGAAatgaattaaatgaaaataatattaaaaatatattaaagagatattataattattttaatacattAGATTGTGTAAATGATATTAATGATTTTTTAGTAAGGGAAAAGGagttatcatataataataacgaaTCATTTTTTGAATCATCCAaaagttataataatttgaagGATGAATCTGATAATGCTTATAATGAATTAACTTTCATTAATGATgaaaagaaacaaataattactaatgaaataaaaaatcatttcaaaaataatatattagataaattacatttaaattataactGTTCTTcttatattgtttttaaaaaattggaATTACTTCTAATGGAAAAAAGTAACAATATCAAACtaataaaacaatttttaaatgatattatttttcatcataGTACATATTTAGATATAAATCAACATTATAGTAAAATAACGGCAAAAgcatttcttcatttatttgaTGAACATTCAATATCTATAGAAAAATTgatagaattaaaaaatatcatattaCAAAATGAAAACCAAACAGATATAAAAgtagatgatataaaattaattaattttcttGAACCAATAATTAATTTTGATAATAGCaaaataattcattataataaatttcaaTGTATAAATGACTTCCTATCAACATCTGAAGAAACTAATGATCATatcaatttatttttatcatcatcaataaagaaaaatattttaaatacacAATTAATTGATATAAACCAAATGAATGatcatgtaaaaataaaatatttaagtcgaatatatagaatattatcaataaaatatttccatATAGGAGATATCCAAAATTGTTTATCTTGTGCATTACACTCATACAAACTAAATGCACCATTAAATAACATAGACAGCAATAAATCCAAAGTTCTTATTGAAAaccttattttatattatggaGCATACAATAAGgatattattcatttcttAAGTGAATTACAATTTTTGTTTACAGATAAAAATTTCAAAGTTATTAAATTACCACACACAAGAGCATTCAAAGGGGGAAGACCAATGATGAAAAGAGGTAAATCAGGAAAGTGGCTTTGGTTAAGCCCAGATTGGAAACCTAGatggttaaaaaaaaaatccaaaTTAATATTAGAAGAAGAATGGAAATGTGTTCCTGACAAAAATGTGCCATTCTGGAACtaaaacaaaaatgttataatataaaaatgtccttttgaaaaataaaattatttttttaagtaaaaatgtataaagttatttgtttttttgtttttcttttttttttatcattttcccAATTTATTCATCTGTGTGAGCTTTTATTTAGTTCACTATTAAAATTTTgttaaaagaataatattatgttttagtaattttgatttttttttttttttttttttttttttaactagCTAATTTtctgaaaaatatgaatataatttgaTTACTAGccattaaatgaaaattagGAAAATTGTTTTATGGCTagttatttaataaaagatatgaacatatatatatatatatatatatatatatatattatatttgatatatttatttatttattttttttttctgttaatatatattttctacatATGTTTAAATGTgtcttttataaaaaatattaatatagtactttatatttataagtatAAGATTTATATAgttaaaatgaattattgaaataaattaaaatgtaaagttaatgaaaataagaagttaaaaaataataatataattatcaatTATGTGCATACATATATGCTtatgaaatttatatatatttttaaccttgatatatttatatatctaatattaccaaggcaaaaaaaaaaaaaataaataaataaaataaaataataatataattaaattactaactaaaaaaagatatgtatttctttttaGAACGTTGTAaagaaatgatataaaaaaaaaaagaaaaaaaaaaaaaaaaaaaaaaaaaaaaaaacaatttgtcataaataaatgaatatatttttttttttttgaatgtaTTTTTCCATAACttaaaagtaatatatatgtaaaaatatatatatatatatatatatatatatatattgtatgttTAAAAGGGGAATttgactatatatatatatatatatatatattttctttttattattttatttttttttttttattcatcaTGCACTTAATTTTGtttgcttttttttcttctttgttGTAGtattcttaatattatattcagtTCCAGCATCAGTAGAATCTTTAGTTTCAAATGTCATATTTTCtgattctttttcatttttatattcagagaaattattaaatgaagacGTTTCTATATCATTGGTTTCAcatttttgtttaatttttgtttctGATTTGGGTACATTTTTAAGTATTTGAAAAGCTTCTTTTGCTTTTTGCATTTGTATttgatttaaatataattctttttttaaatcatgtAATTCATCGCTTTGATGTTTTGATGATTTGTCATATAGAATTTCTTTAAATTTCATATCAGCATggatttttctatttttagcTACTTCTTTTAAATAAGCATGTTGTCTATGTACTTCATTTTCTcttatttgtttttctaGTTCATTCATAAAtaaatcttttttatttgaagCTTCAATTACATTTTCTAAATTGTCACACATTAATCTAAGTTCCTTTTGTAATTCTTTGTTTCGTTCTTCATATTGTTTGATAAGGATATCATTACGTAcgatttctttttttaataaaacaatttGTGAATCTTTCTCTTGTATCATGGATTGTAAATGTGATGATTgtttttctaatattttaatttctgATGTAAATTTCTCAACCTGTTGTCTATTAATTATTTGTTGTTTAGTATATTGATCTCTTAATTTAGATAAATCCTTTTCACATTTCTGTAACATACTTTCCATATACGCTATTCTCATATCACGAGATACAATGGATTCCATATATTCTAAGGTATCTTTTCTTAATTCGCTTAGAGCTTGAAAGGTATTTTCATACTTaaaatttacatttttattttcttcttttaaatcgataatttctttttctaattcAACAACTgttgtttttaatatatccaaATCGTTcctatttttgttttttttattattaggttcattttttatagaatttttttccttaagaacaaaatcattatcatcatttgaaTTGAtgttatcattaatattgttATCCGAGTTCCTTTcatcaaaattattatgtccattatttttattattattattgaacAAGTTTGAGTTATATAACactttatatgtattatttttatgattttttttttgtgtttccTTTAAATTCTTTTCAACTAAATCCTTAGCATTTCCATACaggtatttaaaaatatgatgaacATCATCTAAGGTTGCATTATTTTCCTTCAATTTCAACAAAAGTTCATTCTCATGATCAACTGAACTGACTTCTTTTTCCAGCTTGTTTAGTACTCTATCTCTAACATTTAGATTACTTTTtagatttcttttttctgtTTCTACTTTTTTGAGATGTTTTAATGTTTCTtgatatttaattttttggtCTAATAgttcttcttttaatttttgattATCTACATTATGTTCATCTTCTATTTTGTTAAGATTCATTTCGTTTTGTATAGATTCTTCtagttttttaatttcttgatttttttctttaatcaATTCATTAATTTTGTTTGTCATATCTGTTGGATGAGAATTTACTTttgttattctttttttaaacgGTTCATTCATTAGATATTGttgtttcatatttttctgtttttcaaaaataacatattttgGATCTCTACTACTACTTCTACtattactataattattattatttatttttttattttttttggttaAGAGCAAATTATTGTCTAGTGTCATATTTGATCtcattaatattttgttatcTACATGAGGATGATCCATATTTTTCTCTactaataaaatattgtcATTACAATATGTTCGATTAAACTTATCTGATAAAAGTGCttccttattattatatatgcaaggagatttattaatatatcttatagAGCTTGGATTGTTTGATTTCATATTCATTGTTGaatcttttattttactaGGTGCATGCAAACATGGAAATGAATTAAGacaattatattttctttgaATTATACCAGGAGTATAAGGACTTATAACAGATACTCGAGGTACTAAAGTTGGATGATATATAACTTGctcattatatatactaggtgtatttatattacttgAACATTTTGTTATTGTTGATGTTTTGCATTCGGAATTTAATGCATCATCATATTTTTGAGTATAGCTAAAATGACTTGTTCTAGGGTTAGTAACCCTTCCTGATAATTTACTGTTGTTATAAAAGGTGTCATGCATAGTGTgcattgaaaaaaaaaaaaaaaaaaaaaaagaaaagaaaagaaaaaaaaagaagcaagtatatacaataatatagTCCCCAGTAAGTtcaaaaagtaaaaatgtaattaaattaaaaaaatatataaatgaatgttatatatattttaaatgtaataaaaggataaaataaatagttGTCTAAAGAACTGACATTTcataaagaataatatatatatatatatatatatatttttatatgtatgtatttaaagtgttaaaaaaaaacaaacaaaaatgtTATGGATATAaaggtaatatatatatatatatatatatgtattatttatgtctacataatatttcataatgATGAACATCTCATTACCagtagttttttttttttttctttttctttttcctcatctttaaaattttaacTGCTTAATGAtgttaatacaaaaaatgaataatatgaataattgcAAAGAAACACAAAAACAACAacacaaaaataaaagattaaAACAATACAACATTATAACATTACAAAATTATAACATTATAACATTACAACATTACAACATTGTAACATTATAACATTATAACATTACAACATCACAACATTTTTGTaatcaaataataacaaattatctacaaaaaaaagatatatacttttatttttaatattgtcaattattacaaaaatatatgaacatatatatatatatatatatatatatatatacaatggTGATGTAAAATTCCATGTAAAATACTTTAAATTAAacgtttattttattgtacATATGAAAAATGCTTCTACACATTTTATAATtcaagataaaataaatatatatatattttttttttttttatacacaGATAGATATGTACTGTTGTTGAAATGAGaaagtatatatttcataagacatcaaaataatcataatttaaaagattGCAACTTTTTATGGGTAGAcaaagtatatttttttttttttttttttttttttaacaaataaataaaatatgtataaatgttACACTggttattaatttaaatggGTGCAAAacctatataaatatatatatatatatatatatatatttatataatttttcatataaaaatttagaaataaaaggaaatattttaatattgtgtgtaaataatttaatttttttttttattttatttttttaattatttatttttatttttatttttttcatgagCACTCTACATATACAAGAGAAATATAATTGcatgttattttttcattgtaACATGTAAAATTGTTGTTgtttaaaacaaaatatataaagaaataaagaatataaattaaaaattctgttaaatataaatattttatattttccttcattatataaataatactacATGGttaatatcaaaaaaaaatatatatatatatatatatatatatatataattttttttttttctttttttttttttttccatattttatatattatttaaaaaaacataaaatatttaaaattaaaatcatTAATTAGACAAaagttattataatttttatatatattaatatattttcaatgaatatatatgtaaaaaaaataaaaaaaaaaataaatatatatatatgtatatatacatatgctttataaatatttatttttttgtaaatgaataaacatatacacaaatagaaaaaaaaaatgaataacaataataataataataatatataagtacCTGGTAATCTCATATGTCATATTTTTGTGTTTATATTTCTAAGGTTAAAAGTTGttaattatgtattttatgaAAGGCGgacatatataacaatatatatatatatatatatatatatatatatatatgtggggacataatattttatgttcaCCTTTTTGAAAATTTTCAATCATCATCCGATTCATCATTTGCATCATCCTCTGGGACATAATTTTCTTGGTCTGCTGATGCTTTTGTTTTCATaactttattatttgaattatttttattttttccttgttcattatcatcatcatcttcgtCGTCACTGCTTActctttttttgttaatatctCCAAGCATTTGTTGAAATAATGTAGGTTCATTATCTAGTTCGATATCTTCAGGATGTACAAATATTTCTCTTTTGATTTCTGTTTTTGAATATGCTTTAAATGGAATATCTACTTTTTGATCACAACCGAAATAAGAATCACATAAGGCAAAAACAGAGACTGATAGATTTCCTACTTTATCTACAAGAAATTGTAATTTTTCttcaataattttttcacAATTTTTAacatgtacatattttaatatacgatcatcatttttataagtaGCAATAATCCACCATTCTTCAAATTTTGGTTGTGGAAAATAGGGTGCATGTATATAACCAGCtgcttcattttcttttaaattagaTCTATCGATTTGTACATAAACTGAAGCAACATCTCCTTTGACTATATGTGTTTCATCTTCTACTACAATATGTGCAGTCATTTTTATATCTGGAATGGTATTACAAAAAGATTTGACATCTAATATTTGGTCTGGATTCATATCAACTAATCCTTTCCTATTTTCATGATCTTGATGTACAAAATCTAAAACTTCTTTAACTGAAAATTTTCCTTTATGTACATGTCTAACAATATTTTCATCAAAATGTGGTATTTGTAATAAGCTCGAATTTTTTGCTTCAAAAGCTTGTATTAAACATCTTCTGAATGTTAATGCTGATTGAGCTGTTAAAAACCAATCCCTTAGAATACTTATTTCTATCATACTATGTGttattaataaagaaaattttaatatatgttctaaatctttttttaaatcttctGATAATAAATCATGTCTTCTTTGCATATGTgctaatattaaaaagtaattttttgtaataacaGGTATTTTAAATGTTCTTTTTTTAGGTTCAATTAATTCTTCCAtcaatgtttttatatactgCTCATcgtcttttttcatttctataTCTCTGCTTTCAGCAGTTGCTGCTAACATTTCTGGAAATGATTTAGATCGACTATTTTCATTAATAGTATATGTCAAATATTGTAATGTCTCAATTTTTACACCATTAGGTCCATATTGTTTTTgcttttgataatatataataaatgtagcAGGAATAAATacaagaaatattaaaaaaaatattgataatattaataattgatACTTCTCATCAATCAATAATTTAGGTAACCCTATACCAACTTTCATCATACCAGGTCCATCTGGATTACCATACTTCTCATAATTCTCTTTTGATATCTCATCAGTTAAAGCTTGATAAGCCTttgtaattaatataaattttgcaGCTGCTGAGGTATCATTTGGATTCTTATCAGGATGATATTTTAAAGATTTCAATCGATATGCTTTTTTGATTTCTCCAACAGTTGCTCCTATACTTACTTCTAATATTTCAAACGGATCAAATGTCTGCATTGGTTTCGTATTCAACATCTgatttatcaatatatataatagccCCCAAAATAGGactaaaagaaaaaattgaattatttttatatatcctaTTCTTTCCCATATTCTggtatttttatttcgttTCTCTTGTTTTTGCTTACATAACGAACATGTACATGACCGATAAGTACTATTATTCTTCGATTTCTTTAAATTGTAATAATCATTcttaaatattctttttattatattttttaaatacacaTATGTACATGGTATCAATACACAAATTAATACTGTTCCTgcgaaaaaaataaatgccGAGTCGTCATAACTCAATAATGGCTCTTTTTTACTATCTTTAGTAAACGTATCACGAAATTGTGAcattataaaatacaaaTTCTAAACAAAAAGGTTAATATggagcatatatatatatcaataaaattatatgtatgtatataaatatatataaaaacaaataaataaataaataaataaacatatacatatataatatatatatatatatatatatatatttattcattcatatgttacacacacacacacacataaaaaaacaaaaaaaaataaataaataaataaaaaaaaattatattaatatatatattttttgctaaaaattaaaacaccAACGAAGAATATTAATACTAAAAACTATGGAGTgaataaatacatttttaataatattatatttacaagaaaacatttaaatatatatatatatatatgtatataaatatatatatatataaactaaatattaattatcaAATATGAAACTTCATTATTCACAAAGttacaaaatattaataatataaataatatattatatattaattttttttattttttttttttgttctaaaaaaaaagttcattatataaaaaatattgcaTAAGGTTAAAGCAAGAGCCTTTCAtgtgaaaataatatgaacattgttttataaaaaaaaaaatatatacatatgtatataacatatatatatgtataattatatattatatatatatatatttaatatgaaataaaataaaacaaattttGTATtacttaaaatattatattatatatatatatatatattatgtacaaaataatatttgttatattcataaaaaaaattaaaaacatgTCCTTTATAAATAGAGCTTTTtgtaacatttatatataacttatCGTTTTACAatactttatatattattacaacattttattttagaaattatcatttttaatatttcaaatataatatagatataaaaagtacattatatatatatatatatatatatataaacacgataataaaaaaaataataccccaaaaaatttttaaaaattggCTTATtagaaattttataaaaatataatattatatataattatatattataataatatatatccattattaattaattaataataatatgtacatattaatatattattatgtatataatataaattatatatatatatatacacagtACTACAAAACTTATttgttcataataattatatatatatatatatatatatatatattattatatgta from Plasmodium falciparum 3D7 genome assembly, chromosome: 13 encodes the following:
- a CDS encoding translocation protein SEC63, putative → MSQFRDTFTKDSKKEPLLSYDDSAFIFFAGTVLICVLIPCTYVYLKNIIKRIFKNDYYNLKKSKNNSTYRSCTCSLCKQKQEKRNKNTRIWERIGYIKIIQFFLLVLFWGLLYILINQMLNTKPMQTFDPFEILEVSIGATVGEIKKAYRLKSLKYHPDKNPNDTSAAAKFILITKAYQALTDEISKENYEKYGNPDGPGMMKVGIGLPKLLIDEKYQLLILSIFFLIFLVFIPATFIIYYQKQKQYGPNGVKIETLQYLTYTINENSRSKSFPEMLAATAESRDIEMKKDDEQYIKTLMEELIEPKKRTFKIPVITKNYFLILAHMQRRHDLLSEDLKKDLEHILKFSLLITHSMIEISILRDWFLTAQSALTFRRCLIQAFEAKNSSLLQIPHFDENIVRHVHKGKFSVKEVLDFVHQDHENRKGLVDMNPDQILDVKSFCNTIPDIKMTAHIVVEDETHIVKGDVASVYVQIDRSNLKENEAAGYIHAPYFPQPKFEEWWIIATYKNDDRILKYVHVKNCEKIIEEKLQFLVDKVGNLSVSVFALCDSYFGCDQKVDIPFKAYSKTEIKREIFVHPEDIELDNEPTLFQQMLGDINKKRVSSDDEDDDDNEQGKNKNNSNNKVMKTKASADQENYVPEDDANDESDDD